The sequence taaataatgtatttacCCCAGTAACAGGCAGGATACATGTTGTACATAAAAAAAGTGCCAGGACAAGAAAAGAAGTAATTGATGCTTTAAATGAAGCAATAGATAACAGAGAGGAAGGGATTATGATAAAAGATCCCATGTCCACCTACAAGCCTGACAAACGTGGGGAAGGCTGGTTAAAAATCAAGCCGGAATATGTCAACGGGCTGATGGATGAGCTAGATCTTCTTATTGTTGGTGGGTACTGGGGAAAAGGCTCACGTGGTGGAATGATGtctcattttctgtgtgctATTGCAGAAACTCCAGCTCCAAATGAAAAACCTACTGCTTTCCACTCTATTTGTCGTGTTGGCTCTGGCTACACTATGAAGGAGTTATATGATCTGGGTTTGAAACTGGCTAAACATTGGAAGCCTTACAATAGGAAGGACCCTCCTTGTAACATTTTGTGTGGCACTGAAAAACCTGAAATGTACATTGAGCCTTGCAACTCTGTCATAGTTCAGATCAAGGCAGCTGAGATTGTTGACAGTGATATGTACAAAACTGACTGTACTTTGAGATTCCCCAGAATTGAAAAAATAAGAGAGGACAAAGAATGGTATGAATGCATGACTTTGGACATGCTAGAACATCTtagaagcagagcagaagggaagcTGGCATCCAAGCACCTATATATTGATGAATATGATGAGccacaagagaagaaaaggagaactgTACCAAAGGTGAAGAAGGTAATTGGAATAGCTGAGCAATTTAAAGCTCCCGATCTTTCTAATGTCAACAAAGTTTCCAGTGTGTTTGAGGATGTAGAATTTTGTGTTATGACAGGAACAGGAAGATACTCCAAGTCTGAACTGGAAAGCAAAATAGCTGAATGTGGTGGCAGTGTGGTACAGAACCCTGGACCTGACACTTACTGTGTCATTGTAGGAGCTGAGAATGTCAGAGTTAAAAACATCATTGCTTCCAACAAATATGATGTGGTTAAAGCAGAGTGgcttcttcagtgttttcagtcCAAAATGCTGGTACCTTGGCAGCCAGCCTTTATGATTCACATGTCTCCTGACACAAAAGAACATTTTGCTCGTGAGTATGATTGCTATGGAGACAGCTACACAGCAGATACAGATGTTGCACAACTCAAGGAAGTGTTCTCAAGAGTGAAGGATAATAAGAGGATGCCTTTGGACTTGATTGCTGAGTTAGAAGAACGATACTCATGGAACAGCTGTCAACTGTGTATATTCAGAGGAAACACTATTTATGTGGACTATTATGCTACTATTAACAAGCCCAGTACCAAAATCCATGGCACAAGACTATCAGTTAGAGCTTTGGAGCTCCGTTTTTATGGTGCAAAAGTAGTTCCTCTTCTTGAGGAAGGTGTGTCCCATGTTGTTATAGGAGAAGATCATTCCCGGGTAAAAGAGGTGAAAGCTCTCAGGAGAATGTTTgggaaaaaatttaaaattgtatCTGAGCTGTGGGTAACAGTGTCAATTAAGGAAGGAGCCCCAAAGAATGAAAATCAGTTCTTAATTTAAAGTGGTTTTTAACCTTAGATTAAAAGTTTTGGTCACAAATTGAACTGGATATTATGAGCTTGtcttaaattttctttgtgttttaaacCTGTGGCTGAAGAATAACACTATTTCTGGAATTGAAGGAAGACTTGTAGCTATACTGTCATGGAAGCAAGAGGATGCAAAGCTATGCtggtgagagagaaaaagccACAAGATAAGTAATGTAAGCCTTTTACTTCAACGACAGTTCTCAGAAGAGATCTAATCTTTTAGATAAGAGAATTCCTTGCTATTAGCAATGCTTGCCTCTGTTGTTCAAGATGGAGACAATAACTATCTCATGGaaattttactatttatttatcaATTGATGATGagattcatattttttttaaaaaagaatacgATATATGTATGGTATGGTGCATACTTGAGTAATTTATATGCTTTCTTTGtgctgttttactttgtttacaTTGGTTTTAGTATTAAGCTCCGTGCAACCTGAGTAGCACTTTGATTTTAGGATATTGCATTGATCCAATGTTTCTTTCTATAAACATTGTAAAATAGAACTCAAACTTCATATTGAGGTGCTAATAAATTAATACTTACCTATATCTATAAACTACAAATTAATTACTTAACTGTAATGATATCTTTTTCCATTACAGTTCAAGTTAAACCGTCAACCATGACGTAACCAGGCTTGTACACATTATCTTTCAAAAAAGTTTCATGTGCTTTTTCAGTAATGTGCAATGAATTTCCAGATATTTACttgaatgtatatttttaaaataaagtatgtTTTAAGTCTgcctgcttatttatttatttgtttttaagtgagaaataactcttgaaaaatatgaattactagtaatgtttttctttttctttcaaagctaTGCAAGGCTGCGGAATCTAAATCTAATAATTTCTCACCAAGCTTCATAGTCTTCTACTAACTCCCACAGCGTATTAACAGCAGgtttctttttcacaaaaacaaatttaaaagtATCCTGTGGGTTC is a genomic window of Meleagris gallopavo isolate NT-WF06-2002-E0010 breed Aviagen turkey brand Nicholas breeding stock chromosome 1, Turkey_5.1, whole genome shotgun sequence containing:
- the LIG4 gene encoding DNA ligase 4, which translates into the protein MASAPASQLSPKRTVASHVPFADLCSTLERIQKCKSRPEKTKYFKDFLDSWRKFHSALHQKEKDVTDSFYPAMRLILPQLERERMAYGIKETMLAKLYIELLNLPKDGKDAVKLLNYRTPTGSRGDAGDFAMIAYFVLKPRSPKRGRLTVEQVNELLDAIANNNAAKNKGLVKKSLLQLITQSTALEQKWLIRMIIKDLKLGVSQQTIFSIFHPDAAELHNVTTDLEKVCRQLHDPSVSLSDVSIMLFSAFKPMLAAIADVQQIEKQMNNQVFYIETKLDGERMQMHKDGDVYKYFSRNGFDYTQQFGASPLDGSLTPFIHNVFKNDIQNCILDGEMMAYNPETQTFMQKGNKFDIKRMVEDSDLQTCFCVFDVLMINDQKLGHESLSKRYKILNNVFTPVTGRIHVVHKKSARTRKEVIDALNEAIDNREEGIMIKDPMSTYKPDKRGEGWLKIKPEYVNGLMDELDLLIVGGYWGKGSRGGMMSHFLCAIAETPAPNEKPTAFHSICRVGSGYTMKELYDLGLKLAKHWKPYNRKDPPCNILCGTEKPEMYIEPCNSVIVQIKAAEIVDSDMYKTDCTLRFPRIEKIREDKEWYECMTLDMLEHLRSRAEGKLASKHLYIDEYDEPQEKKRRTVPKVKKVIGIAEQFKAPDLSNVNKVSSVFEDVEFCVMTGTGRYSKSELESKIAECGGSVVQNPGPDTYCVIVGAENVRVKNIIASNKYDVVKAEWLLQCFQSKMLVPWQPAFMIHMSPDTKEHFAREYDCYGDSYTADTDVAQLKEVFSRVKDNKRMPLDLIAELEERYSWNSCQLCIFRGNTIYVDYYATINKPSTKIHGTRLSVRALELRFYGAKVVPLLEEGVSHVVIGEDHSRVKEVKALRRMFGKKFKIVSELWVTVSIKEGAPKNENQFLI